From the genome of Xylocopilactobacillus apis:
AAAATCAACAATGAATTGAAATGTTTCACATGAAACATTTTATTTTATAACTTATATAATTATTTTATATTATCTTATTGGTGCGACTATGAAAACGGTTGAATATTTCCCAGGAAATAATCACTTTTTTTCATTTGCTGAGATTCTCATCTCTGATAAAATCTCAAAAATCATCGTTTGAACTTCAATATTATGCTCAAATTGGTGCTGCATTAAATGATCAATCTTCGCATGAAGAATTCTTAATTCTTCTTCGGTTTTTAAATTAATGTGATAATCATTTTCTGAGCTCATTCGATCGCGATATGCTGCTCGGTTTTGACTCATCATAATGACTGGTGCCTGCAGAGCTGCTACACAGCTAAGAAATAAGTTAAGCAAAATAAATGGATATGGATCAAAACTAATCCCAAATAAGTGAAGCCCATTGATACTAATCCACGCAAATAAAACCACTAGATAAAAAATAATAAACCCCCAACTACCAGCAACTTCCGCCACTTGATCAGCAATTTTCTGACCAAAAGTTTGAGTTTCTTTAAGGGTTTCATTAACATCTGTAACTTGGTAATCCTGGTCTTCCATCGTTCGGGTAAGCTTGCGATTGATCTTATTCATTTGTTTCTCATCAGCATTCATCATTGCTTGAATTGTCTCAATTTGATATGGAAGTAAATGTTCATAGCAGATAAAATCGTTATTTCGCACTTTCGGATAATCTCGTCTAATTCTGTTCTGCACTCCCGACCTAACGTTCCAAAAATAAGAGCCTCGATCGTATTGATGCCGACTTCCGTCAACGAGACAAACTTCCATTTTTTCCATAATTATTCTTTCCTTCCCTTTGAAACATAGACTGATAAAATTGCTAAGTCAGCAGGATT
Proteins encoded in this window:
- a CDS encoding DUF1003 domain-containing protein, encoding MEKMEVCLVDGSRHQYDRGSYFWNVRSGVQNRIRRDYPKVRNNDFICYEHLLPYQIETIQAMMNADEKQMNKINRKLTRTMEDQDYQVTDVNETLKETQTFGQKIADQVAEVAGSWGFIIFYLVVLFAWISINGLHLFGISFDPYPFILLNLFLSCVAALQAPVIMMSQNRAAYRDRMSSENDYHINLKTEEELRILHAKIDHLMQHQFEHNIEVQTMIFEILSEMRISANEKK